aaaagatTGGTGTCGTTTCTAGAAAGGAATAACATAATCTCGGATAATCAATTCGGTTTCAGACAGGGAAATCCACAGAAGATGCTGTGACTTTACTTACAAACTCAGTTGTTTATAATCTCGATAATGGGCATAAATGCATTGGAGTCTTCCTCGATCTTGCCAAGGCATTCGACTCTCTTTCGATccctattttattaaaaaagctgGAATGCTACGGCATAAGAGGCAATCAATTACATTGGTTCGAAAGTTATCTGTCTAACAGAAGTCAACTCATTCAAATTAGCGGAGTTAAAAGTAACATGTGTTCTGTTCAATATGGCATACCTCAAGGAAGCATCCTGGGTCCCTCGCTTTTTCTTCTTTATATTAATGATATATCAAGCCTATCTCTTAAAAACGCAAAACTTCAATGTTACGCAGATGACACAGCCATTACTTTTTATGATGCAACATGGGAGCAAGTCCGCAAGAGAGCTGAAGATGGCATGGCGACTCTATCTAACTGGTTAAACTCAGAAAAATGCTGCCTCCGCCCCTTCCTCGCTTAATGAGTTAAAAATCCATTCCTcaatgtgtattgtgtacttaTCCCGTTCAGAACATCAACTGCTATAATTGTTCTGCTATCCAGCGCAGTGCGCATACGCTACCTTGGTGTTATCCTGGACCACCAAATGACCTTTAAACAGCACACAACAGAAACGTCCAAGCGTGTTAGAAAATTAATGGCCGTCATGAGGAACTTACGAGGTGTGGTCGATGGTCAGACCCTCAAAACTATCTACTTCGCTCTATGCCAATCGGTTATCAATTATTGCATTCTGGCTTGGGGAGGCTGTCCATCTTCCACTCTTCTTCCACTGGAAAGAGCGCAGAGAGGGGTACTGAAAGTAGCACTGGAGAAGCCCTTAAGATATCCGACTAAAAGCCTATACGATGATACCAAGGTCCTAAGTGTCAGAAAACTTTATCTAGTAAGAGTTTTTGAAGCAGTACATAAATCTATAGTTAAATGTCAACATACTTACGACGAAATgcttaaaaaaagaatttttaaagtacCTAATGTCCCTGTATCCACTTCTTTCGCCTCCCACTTTGGAATTTTTCTGTCTCCATACATCTATACTCGTAATAGACTTACTTGTAAACCTGTTTGATTTGAAACTATACTCTGTACATAAAGGTAAAAATGTTCTTACCCAATCACTGCTGTCATGGTCATACGCCGAAGCCGAAAACCTAATAAAAGTGTAATTAATAACCActcgcacacacacacacatacacacacattttacacatttataattatatccatactaatattataaatgcgaaagtatctctgtctgtctgtctgtctgtctgtctgtcttgctttcacgccaaaactactgaaccgattgcaatgaaattttgtatacagttattctagagtctgagaaaggacataggctacattttgatgtgggaaaatatcttatttccatgaaaatttcgatgaaaatgaattcgcattgcgcgtggccagcgctcatcccaggggtcctgggttcgagtcccgcaggcggaacaaaaagttttaaattttcctgggtcttggatgtgtattaaaataaaatttcaaaaatcttaaacatattttatgtataatattataaaaaatccagaaatatatcaatggaatgaacattttagttctaatacgattcaacagatggcgttttattttttactttattgtaacatagaactaatcatacttattagttagtatgtttttgtttatagtttttaatacgttagaatatgatgtttaataatattataatccatactaatattataaatgcgaaagtatctctgtctgtctgtctgtctgtctgtcttgctttcacgccaaaactactgaaccgattgcaatgaaattttgtatacagttattctagagtctgagaaaggacataggctacattttgatgtgggaaaatatcttatttccatgaaaatttcgatgaaaatgaattcgcattgcgcgtggccagcgctcatcccgggggtcctgggttcgagtcccgcaggcggaacaaaaagttttcaattttcctgggtcttggatgtgtattaaaataaaatttcaaaaatcttaaacatattttatgtataatattataaaaaatccagaaatatatcaatggaatgaacattttagttctaatacgattcaacagatggcgttttattttttactttactgtaacatagaactaatcatacttattagttagtatgtttttgtttatagtttttaatacgttagaatatgatgtttaataatattataatccatactatactaatattataaatgcgaaagtatctctgtctgtctgtctgtctgtctgtcttgctttcacgccaaaactactgaaccgattgcaatgaaattttgtatacagttattctagagtctgagaaaggacataggctacattttgatgtgggaaaatatcttatttccatgaaaatttcgatgaaaatgaattcgcattgcgcgtggccagcgctcatcccgggggtcctgggttcgagtcccgcaggcggaacaaaaagttttcaattttcctgggtcttggatgtgtattaaaataaaatttcaaaaatcttaaacatattttatgtataatattataaaaaaatccagaaatatatcgatggaatgaacattttagttctaatacgattcaacagatggcgttttattttttactttattgtaacatagaactaatcatacttattagttagtatgtttttgtttatagtttttaatacgttagaatatgatgtttaataatattataataatattatatatatactagctgttgcccgcgacttcgtccgcttggactttagtttatagcgcgcggtgtcaacaaaatttgtgtcaaatttaaaaactttttaaaaccctggtaagtggtacccctcttagggccgcgctacaccggaatggcagcgctgaaagtgctcgcctcgccgctgccattccggtgtagcgcggcccttaattaatcaaaatacccaaaaacagctgtgcagtgtgcacataatctatactaatattataaatgcgaaagtatctctgtctgtctgtcagtctcgctttcacgccaaacgccaaaactaccgaaccgattgtaatgaaattttgtatacagatagtctaaagcctgagaaaggacataggctacttttttactggaaaaaagggttgtaagggtcgtaaatttgttcgaaatattcataatagatggcgccgtgcgtcttctacatcgcgctgacgcttgctcaaaagtctttctataagaggtggtatcatcttacatttaagtctcgatttttttcgattgttatatctattctacggtattaaataactcaatactttatctgtgcaggcagtgacgtaaccttaagaccaaatttcaccaacgactgttaaagttaatgatcgaattagtatcacgttagctgtttcgtttttcatatgaatgaaagagaagacaggacattttaacaagctgttaacactaacagacgttggtgaaattggggctaaacctatcaatgataaatagtttatgggtaaagttgtgtaattggggggctaaatatgctttgaaatttggcataaaatataaagtttaatataaaaaataaagtacttattatgtgcacactacacagctgtattgatttaaggggtaccagggtttttttataaaagcttttgacaccaattttgttgacatcgcgcgctataaactgaagtccacgcggacgaagtcgcgggaaacagctagtttatatatatatatatatatatatatatatatatatatatatatatatatatatatatatatatatatatatatatatatatatatatatatatatatatatatataattcttattcttaaaaaatatatatatatatatatatatttttttagaataagGATGATTTGTTGTTAAGgatgttattttgtttgttttctttATGTTTCTGTTGTTCTAGCCGCAATACTTACTGTACTCAATTAAACTCCCCCATAGGACAGGCCTCGCCTAGTTTGGGGGaccgttatttgttaaaatgtttgtaaaatgaTCATGGTGAATAAagacttttttatttgtatttgtaattaCGTGAGTATGACTATAATAGTTAAAATGGACAGACTGTAGAATCATTAAGGGAAATTACGTACTTGTTTAacactgcataatattatagtatacgtTCGCTTTGCTTTCCACACAACTTCGATCGAAACTGAGGTCCTCTTTTCCTTCTTTTCCTCCGAAGACAGGTCCAGGTCCAGGACAGGTGTAGCCCTGACctgacccttgaggatctattgtgagttgtgactgctTCGCATTAGAATACTGTCCCCAACACAATGCTTCTCATAAActgaacgatgtggttgggggTGAGTATAATATGTGTTCTGtgggttggggttggtgccacgaattccCTCTGTAGATTTATTGCGTGgtaaagccatgcttcggcacgaatgggccggctcgaccggagaaataccacgggctcacagaaaaccggcgtaaaacagcgcttgcgctgtgtgagtgagtgagttgaccggaggccaaatcccctaccctattcccttccctacccttctctattcccttccttacccttccctatttcctcttaaaaggccggcaacgcacctgcagctcttttgtaagatgttgcaagtgtccatgggcgacggaagttgctttccatcaggtgacccgttggctcgtttgcccccttattacataaaaaaagatGAATATTCGTAGCGCCCAAGGTGCCCGTTTCTGCTCTATAGTAGAGCTGGACAGTCGGTCAAGGAATCCTACTTCTCCGCTATAATACTCTTGCTGCTGGACAATAATGTTGAGtggcttaattttttttccttcCGAGAATCAGTACTTTGTATTTTGCAGAGGTCACGGGTTCGAGGGAGGCAAGATAACAATACAAACACGGTCACGGTTCACGCTCAAGACTCAAGGCCCACATTAAAATATTCACTGtcccaataaataaataaaataaataaatattgttttatttctgaataaatttgaaacaaacgatctcagaaagtctacatggtgcctaccaccggttcgggaactaaccccggcgagaagaacgtAAGGCAATAAAAATGGTAGGTAATTAGGTATGCCGCATGTCATTTTCATCTGCACAacacataaaacaaaatataaattatgtttttgaatTATCTATTTTCATGATAATAGTGATACATAATaccattttatagttttattatacCGAGACTGCATCGAAACGATATCGAAGTTATATTGATATAGCAGAATTAGGTCACCGATATTCCGCGAACTTAGTCGAGATAATGATAGACAAAGCTAGCAAGCATTACGATTACACGCATCTTGATTCTTGTAGGGCACCTCTACTGTCTACATAAGGCCCGGAACATACCTCGCGAGTTATCGTGCGTTTAACATTTGCGGAATATCTCATATTACGAATAAGTTATGGTATAGTtagatttttcaacaaattatctGGATGAATTGGTAGAGTTCCTGCTCCGGCCCTTGAGTAAAACTGATTCGGGCTTCGGCCCAGCTTAATTGCACCCGGGTTAAGAAGTATGGATGCATTCCATACTTCTGGAATGGATGGAATCTTATTAAGACTAtcattatacagagtgtaacaaaagcAAAATGGAaattctttagggtgtgtgaCGTACTGTGTGTTTGCCATTTACACTgagtgtaacgaaactaagtgatacttAGCGGTTTGtgtgagtcccctgtatagagtttacgTTCACCACGAACTCTATACACTTACACAGTAAAAGAAGCAGAGCTGAatgagtattatttttttcacttttgtacctATGGGAAAAtccatgacgctggggcgcttgcccatacaaatgctGCTACTTACAAAGTGAACTTTATAGGTAAAAGGGACACAAACACACCCTaaacactaaagtattatcacttagttttgttacaccctgtgttaggttactgtgaaagtagttgCGTGGGTAAGCGCCCCGCGCCCCGGGCGGCCGCGGCGTCATCGGTGCTTAATGTATTCGTCGCGCATGTCAATTATACTACGTTCCGCTCCATGCAAATGAGGCTGTATGTCCGATCAAGGACTTGGAACCGGTCATCCTCACATCACCGCCGCGCACCGCCGCGCCGCGTACTGACGAGTGAGACGACTGACGAGTGACGACCATACTCGTTTGTGCTAGTGCCCAATACATGTATAATTACAAGTAACAAACAACGTGAAAACtgacaaatataatatagtaaggTAAATAAAGTATTCATTACTTACTTCATTATTTAGCTTAATTAATAGACTGTTCTGTAACGATTAGGTATGTATCTAATATTGACCTATGATAAGGGGAAAAACCTATTTGTAGATTAAGTTCATTATACTTGAGGATAATCTACCCTATCCTCAGCTATAGGTCAAACAGATTTGAATTACAAACAATATGAATGATAAACAttagtacttacttacctacatattataatacttatattataaattaataggtaagtaattaatatgaATTGACAAACCCTTGCTAAATTAAGACTAGTTatgggaaaaaataattaagcatatatttatataactattaGCAACATATTTatgcaaattaattaaaatataaataaaaaaattaaataaaaaaaaaaacaataaagtaacaaaatattgacattttGCGCGTACGCCATTTAAAGGTCTGCAGTTTAGCAAGATTCGcgtcattaaaataaacaatgtgTCTGCATCGCGTCCTAAATTACGTCTTATTAGTTATCTTGTATCTTCCAAtttccaaataataataaagcaatctttaacttacaaaaaaataataaattgtatttaggtaggtacctaaCTGTTAATATTACGTTTGTTAATGACTTCTTCACTTAATTAAACtagttttgataatattatctgtcaTTAAtgcaatccatacttccataataatacgattataaatgccaaagtgtgtcctatgtcacataggatactttttatccctgaaaacgtacggttcccgcgatgataaacgaattttggcgccacGGAGCTGAGTTGAGAGCGTCATCTActaattaattactttattatctctatgaaattaataataataacccccacaccggtttcggtgacggtggccggattcattgaaaccaggccagttacgctgtacgcaggagtaattgtatagtgcccaagtgtgtgcgcagtacactagagcactctctattctttttactctaataacccagtgggacggaagaccgacacgactggcgagaggtcaggcgcaggaccgactttttacatgcccatccgacgcagggatcatcttacttgtcagacaatcaggtgatcagcctgcattgccctattacttctaaaatctgtggtcctaaccaaacttggaaataacatgtttccaacgcaggattcgaacccacgacctccgagtcaagagccatgctctgaatCAATGGACCACGGATATTattctatgaaaatattattagtggAAGCCCTCAAGAGATATCTCCGACCAAACAAGGCGGTAGATAGATTTTTGGGACGTCGAATTAGGCATCgaatgcctaccaccggttcgggaactagcccgtcAAGAAGAACCtgtgtaagaaactcgcacggggccatcttataatatgaaaaaggtgtttttttttctctttacaGCTTTAGGGCGTTACAGGATGTGGGTGGTGGTCACGGCACTGCTGTTCGTACAGTCGGGAATAACACAAGATGGTGAGGATCAAATcgatttattattgttaattaccAGACTTTTAAAGGTATGGTGAATCGTTAAGCAATACTGATACAATATCCGGGTTCCAAATTCCAAtttgatgttttattttattatatttgaaacctaagttttttgttttgattCTCCGGGTGAGCTAAAATTGCCTTCTCTACAAATCCCATTTGACCCCGCCGCGGTTAAGAGGCATTGTTATAATTCGATAGTTCTACTCCTAACTATACCTTTAATGACAGATTACTAAATTGTTAGACCTTATTTGTTACTTTATGGTGCAGTGGGCGAGCAGTGCCGGATCCAGCACACGGGGTCGGTGGGCCGCTGCGCCTTCGCCGACCAGTGCCAGTCCGCTAGGGACGACTACAGGTAGGTAAATACCtctgtattagcttcatggtaaatactaaatagtaaatacagtCATACAGTGGTAACACAGTAACATATAAGTAGAACACATAATATTccttcgctaccctcccctaccctattaccctattccctctttaaaggccggcaacgcacccgtaGCTCTTCTGCTGttgcgagtttccatgggcgacggtagttgctttccatcaggcgacccgtttgctcccttattttataaaaaaagctcCCTAACGTTGTTATTCCCGGTGTTCCAGGATGAACGGCATCCGGCCGTCGTACTGTTCGCAGCAGCTGTACGCCGGCGTGCCGCTCGTCTGCTGCCGCGACCACACCACCATCCTGCAGACCACCGAGTGAGTAATaaatatctgggggcacggcagtgccccctccaagtcgagcaaaaatgcggcacggccgtactatccttttctcgaaccaattcaggctctttttgacccccaataacttcattgtggataaaccaaaaagcctgaattttcagttgctaagcaagcattgtataaacacggtatatttcaaatttcattcaatttacaccagtagtttaagagctgtaacttgttaaagtttcttaattttgtcactgactgactgactgactgactgaccgatcatcaaaagtctaaggcacttctagcagacatagaaccttcaaatttagaatataattagtgtttagtgtctaaatcaaggaaaaattcaaatatttcaaaatttcggtccagttttctagatacactaacttcgtaaataactttgtaatcccatataaatgtataggattacaaagttacatttgcggtttatgaatcattgtttatcgtcggtagagagataactagctagtgtttagggtcttaattaagggaaaacctaataaacatttcataattactgtccagttttcttcttcttaaAGGGGGGGTAAATTAggtacgcagattctgggccagggggggggcaaatcagattttctataagctaggtgtttataaagaataaaaaattaataatttttagttgtattgcaaataaatgacaaaaattcgttatttttaaagatgaaagtactagataatatacttagtagggacgtcaacatcaTCCAGAGGGggagcagctgccccccctgccctccccccccccccccctcggtacgcccacgcatggcgcccctcttgcctttcaacggcgcaccagggcgccgcggcgtacagtttgggaaccccctAACTGATAAACAGATATGCGTCATGCGAGCCTTTGAATGTTTAAAGCTGCTCTTTCGAAAAAAGCGTGCAGATGAAACAACTTTTCATCGGCATTAACAGAGAAATTATacctgaaaaaaataattagtaatcTACATGATATGATACGTTATTTTGATTTTGCCATATTTTTTCTATCGGTATCAcatattaaagaaataaaaaaccaaatcACCTCCAAATCGTTGAATGAAACCACTTTACTCCTTGATTAGTTATCaaaagaatatataaaatatatctgtcgcagggaaaagaagatatcagggatatcccgaaatccctagggatatcacgaaatcgcggtagataccgaatattcttgtttcttacgtcttcttactaaactaaatctagtgaaatgtcagaaaagcggataccgccgaataaaaatcgagctacgcatttttctcgctcgctctaatactttatcactatcttatgggggcgactaaccctaaattgacgattttataattcatttttatacttgaaaataagccccgaatcgtttcattttgtagacatagatactacattatatttccgagaatcagacctagcaaaaacacgatatcttaaaattttctcgatcacaaagatgcatctaattttcacgaatttttcatatattgccataaccgtgcattaaactaagttaatattttaacacatttatttattttatttatttataattttattgtgcacaggaaatataacaatataacagtttacacagaaagacgacacaaaggatctgcttatttctaaaagaaatctcttccagcagccctacggagagagataggattAAAACAGCTGATAGGACGTGCACGAATATgattacattaaatttacaataataatatatgctcgttaaaagtaaaactaatacttactataatactaaaacgacaaaagataatataagtacctacttatatgaAAATggcaaaacaaataaataataaatatcaatataatacaaaatgctatatttataagatataataatataactataataaataaatactatatgtacatataataatGGTACTTAAATGGATAGAGATTCAAGGTAGTGCTCTTTCAGTCGACGTTTAAAGACAGCAATGGTGGGACTGTCACGGATGGTGTGAGGaagcgagttccacaatctgacagCATGAACAGTAAAGGAATAGGAGTAGAAATTGGAACGATGGGAGGGGAGGGAGAGGTTTGACCAGACGTTGGACCTGCATGGGATATCGGGAGGGCGAGAGAAGTTGAAGCGGTCAAGGAGGTATGGAGGAgagattgtataaaattctatcattgaggaactgacctagcggattttttaaatgtcacatattattttatcgagTTGTtaggaaaaaactaattttctttttatttaaatgaatccgcgtcgtcctttttcacctggcatatgaaagacgggcgtgagtgtgaagagagaaggacgattttttgcgttagtcgccctcttaacgcgaatggggcattatcagcgtgaagggatcttattatcggtattgagttattaatatccccataatatacatttaacaggctatcgaaccatgcaagtaacatgcgcgtaagtctggaaaatattaaaaaatgttgaaactcgagagtcgtaaaaggtgatatttagaaaatcgcattcaaacttaacgtacacgtaataatttaacgactaaaatcacacgagccgcgccagctcgagcgacgcatttgtttcactcccactagtgcccgtgtgggtattagagcgagcgagagaaatgcgtagctcgatttttattcggcggtatccgcttttctgacatttcactagatttagtttagtgaaatgacatatcactagatttgtttagtaagaagacgtaagaaacaagaatattcggtatctaccgtgatttcgtgatatccctagggatttcgggatatccctgatatcttcttttccctgcgacatatctACTGCTTTGCAATACATAagttaataatttgtttttttttactttttttgaaatatgtattatattaagcCTTAAAAAGgtattttctcctatttcgccctatcatggacgcggcgagcgtcggaACCGCCACCGTACAAGGCGCGCtgttatgaatgttattttaatgttatttacgtcgatattcgcactgacagacaatcgacctgctaatttagggAAAGAGGGCCCTTAAGACGTAGTACATTTGTGATTCATAAGTTTAGTTATAACGGTATACTTAGTTCGTATAACACTATTACAAGTTCTATTAATTGTCTTCGCAGGGATTCCCGTCCTCACCACCACACCGACAAGCGGCGCGTCAGTGAACGAAGTATGTTATCAGTAGCGGCGGTAGGGGGGGCGACGCTGGTCGCTGGACGACCGCCCCGGGCGCCATAAAAAAATGGGCACCGAAGACAGACAAAAGGGGGCACCAGCAGCGTTTAGCTctaccagtagctctaccatgagtttaaagctatagtatttatcgatactcgataccgactacgtaaatatttagtaaggcgattttagttccgcaagtaaccgctctGTGAAATTATGTAATAATGTCAGGACTTCATGAGTCATAccttaacatttaaattatatactttcattatatattatacttacttaacatTCATCATGAGTTTATACCTTAACATttagcgccaaaactactattGTTTATAACAAGGAAATTTTGAAACCCTTCTCCTTTTTTAAAGTCGCTTAAAATGTTTGGAATTGAACATCCTTGAGGCTCCACGTAAATTACCTAAAATGTCACTTAACAATATCAACTTACCTAATATCAAACCTCAGAAACACCGTTCCCGAACTTGTTACTAGCGACAGCAAGTTAGCTAAAGGTTTACCAAACATCTGCACACCATTTCAGAGTGCGAGGAGTACAGCCGCGGCGTGATGCAGACGGTTGGCTTCATTCCGCTGATCCCGGAGCCGGAGGAGATGACCATCTCGGCCGCCAAGTGCGACTACACCGGCGTCCAGCTCATTGTGGGCGGCGAGAGCGCCAACCAGGGCGAGTTTCCGCACATGGTACGTCATCGTCTAAGCATAGAAACCTAAGCGTTCTTACaaacgaacggcacttgtcgacacttgtcgactgccgtcgacgtgtgccgtcgacaagttccgtccgtctgtaagaagcctaagcAATACCTATGGGATGTATAGGATCATGCTTGGCCTTATGGTAAAATTTACTCTATAAGTATCCTTTTTTACACAATAATCTCATTTCTGGAAAGGTCAACATTAacttgaattgacatattaagcACCGAGCACCTTATTAGTAAATTGCATCGGGTAGTTTACTTACAATAATTGTAAGACTCAGATGCGGTAAATGACCGCGTTGTTATTGGCAGCCAAAGCCAGGCACGGCCCGCTTATTGGCTGTCGCGCAGGGGTTTTATCGAATCCCAGTCGGATTTACATTTTGAATCACGAATTTCGCAAATTAACCAAGTAATTCCTCAGGCAGCAGTCGGCTGGGTGACAGACGAGGAGAAGTACGCGTTCTACTGCGGCGGCACCCTCATCAGCTCGCGTTTCGTGCTGACCGCCGGCCACTGCACCTACAAGCCGCGACAGAAGCACAACGAGCCCAGCGTCGTCAGACTCGGCGAACAGAACCTCGACCCCACCGTGAGGGACGGCGCGACGCCTATTGATGTGA
This DNA window, taken from Aricia agestis chromosome 19, ilAriAges1.1, whole genome shotgun sequence, encodes the following:
- the LOC121736566 gene encoding serine protease snake-like, with translation MWVVVTALLFVQSGITQDVGEQCRIQHTGSVGRCAFADQCQSARDDYRMNGIRPSYCSQQLYAGVPLVCCRDHTTILQTTEDSRPHHHTDKRRVSERKCEEYSRGVMQTVGFIPLIPEPEEMTISAAKCDYTGVQLIVGGESANQGEFPHMAAVGWVTDEEKYAFYCGGTLISSRFVLTAGHCTYKPRQKHNEPSVVRLGEQNLDPTVRDGATPIDVPIKQIHKHPGYKPPSKYDDVALLELVTDVDFTNDVRPACLWNRDSTRPHTKALATGWGVVDPQARRTSTDLQKVSLTLFDNNSCNRLLEREEKRHWERGVIDTQVCAGELRGGKDTCQGDSGSPLQVASSENQCIFHVIGITSFGGRCAQPGRPAVYTRVSKYLNWIESIVWPGE